Proteins from a genomic interval of Rhinoraja longicauda isolate Sanriku21f chromosome 16, sRhiLon1.1, whole genome shotgun sequence:
- the LOC144600994 gene encoding antiviral innate immune response effector IFIT1-like produces the protein MSSRMRDLLKEKLDQLECHFTWGPQKETLDLDDMVYRLNDAIIFADKYQATSYNQLAFVNCLQGNCEEALQNLKEADRILRENHKDTFERNSIINCGNSAWVHYHMGQLTEAQSYLDKLEMICKPLTDGPRYTAMIPEVFGEKGWSLLKSSASYYEEAMGCFEKALGEDPNNTEWIMGKATVLFRLEAFSGTPESHEWSKSVTYLRRVLELDPDDAMAMVLLALKLKELGKKEEGKTLVEQALQKASEGPYVLRYAAKFYRDEGAVEKAINLLKQALELTPHSCFSHHQIGMCYRIKLINLGNRNRGQQAELIRQCKYHFWKASECRPRSAVRPKLDYADICIRNEEYSKAEEVYNDLVKLEDIRPENTQQIFLKAGSFELNQKRSESSAISLFLKGVKIEYDSRERRMCKEKLEKWADKKLYYAPRDSKALGVRGLTYQLDGNKSKAIEYFEKALEIDHENEEYLRALSELHR, from the exons ATGAG CAGCAGAATGAGAGATTTGTTGAAAGAGAAGCTCGATCAGCTTGAGTGTCACTTCACGTGGGGCCCACAGAAGGAGACCCTTGACTTGGACGATATGGTGTACCGATTAAACGATGCCATAATCTTTGCAGATAAATATCAAGCCACATCCTACAACCAACTCGCTTTTGTAAACTGCCTGCAAGGCAACTGTGAGGAAGCTCTTCAAAACTTAAAGGAAGCTGACAGGATTCTGAGGGAGAACCACAAAGATAcatttgaaagaaacagcatcatCAACTGTGGAAACTCTGCCTGGGTGCATTACCACATGGGACAACTGACCGAGGCCCAGTCCTACCTCGACAAGCTGGAGATGATCTGTAAACCACTCACTGATGGCCCTCGCTATACAGCAATGATACCTGAAGTgtttggggagaagggatggtcaTTGTTGAAATCTTCTGCTTCATACTATGAGGAAGCTATGGGATGTTTTGAGAAAGCTCTGGGGGAAGATCCCAATAACACAGAGTGGATCATGGGCAAAGCAACTGTTCTGTTTCGTCTGGAAGCATTTTCTGGAACGCCAGAGAGTCATGAATGGAGTAAGTCAGTGACGTATCTGCGACGTGTATTGGAGCTGGATCCAGATGATGCAATGGCCATGGTGCTGCTGGCCTTAAAATTGAAAGAACTCGGTAAAAAGGAAGAAGGAAAGACATTAGTTGAACAAGCATTGCAGAAGGCCAGTGAGGGTCCATATGTGCTTCGCTACGCGGCAAAATTTTACAGAGATGAAGGAGCAGTGGAGAAAGCAATCAATCTATTGAAGCAAGCATTAGAATTAACTCCACACTCGTGCTTCTCACACCACCAAATTGGAATGTGTTATAGAATTAAACTGATCAATCTTGGTAATAGAAATCGTGGGCAGCAAGCTGAGTTGATCCGTCAATGTAAATATCATTTTTGGAAAGCCTCTGAGTGCCGTCCGAGGAGTGCTGTTCGACCAAAGCTGGATTATGCAGATATTTGCATAAGAAATGAAGAGTATTCTAAGGCAGAGGAGGTCTACAATGATCTGGTGAAATTGGAGGACATCCGTCCAGAAAACACACAGCAGATATTTTTAAAGGCTGGGTCATTTGAACTGAACCAGAAACGATCGGAATCAAGCGCCATCAGCCTATTTCTGAAAGGAGTGAAGATTGAATATGATTCAAGAGAACGGAGAATGTGTAAGGAAAAATTGGAGAAGTGGGCAGATAAAAAACTTTACTATGCTCCACGTGACAGCAAAGCTCTTGGTGTTAGAGGGTTAACGTATCAGCTGGATGGGAACAAGTCCAAAGCTATTGAATACTTTGAAAAGGCCTTGGAGATTGATCATGAGAATGAAGAATATCTGCGTGCTCTTTCAGAATTACACCGTTGA